A region from the Arthrobacter gengyunqii genome encodes:
- a CDS encoding type 1 glutamine amidotransferase domain-containing protein, protein MAEHDISGKKVAFLLTDGVEQIELTSPWEAVKAAGGVPTLVSPSSGTVQGFDGMDKGETFTVDLAVADANAEDFDALVLPGGVVNADFLRVDKDAQAFTRAFFEAHKPVASICHGPWLLIEAGVVKGRDLTSYHTLATDLKNAGANWSDEEVVVDQGLVTSRNPDDLPAFNDKLLEEIAEGEHEGQHA, encoded by the coding sequence ATGGCTGAACATGATATTTCCGGCAAGAAGGTCGCTTTTCTCCTCACCGACGGTGTGGAACAGATCGAGCTCACGAGCCCCTGGGAGGCGGTGAAGGCCGCAGGTGGCGTCCCCACCCTGGTCTCACCGTCCAGTGGCACGGTCCAGGGCTTCGACGGCATGGACAAGGGCGAGACATTCACCGTTGACCTGGCCGTGGCAGACGCCAACGCCGAGGATTTCGACGCCCTGGTCCTCCCCGGCGGCGTGGTCAACGCTGACTTCCTGCGTGTGGACAAGGACGCGCAGGCCTTCACCCGCGCGTTCTTCGAAGCGCACAAGCCGGTGGCATCCATCTGCCACGGTCCGTGGCTGCTGATCGAGGCCGGCGTCGTCAAGGGCCGTGACCTGACCTCGTACCACACGCTGGCCACGGACCTCAAGAACGCCGGCGCCAACTGGAGCGACGAGGAAGTGGTGGTGGATCAGGGCCTGGTCACCAGCCGCAACCCGGACGATCTGCCGGCCTTCAATGACAAGCTGCTCGAGGAAATCGCCGAGGGCGAGCATGAGGGCCAGCACGCCTGA
- a CDS encoding MinD/ParA family ATP-binding protein has protein sequence MREPSPEYPAAQDQFTSEDFTGEPADRGAETPLMMTRRSRRGTEDRTTAVSAPVPPAQPPSQPPARVWEDEPLPAAEAAPIPDWNSVIGEPAEPETRATARRRASFLDTQTARIPAARGFRGLLSSVGIRMAPSESEQAERRDVRAVSQHWPGPRTISVVNGKGGANKTPTTVMLAAVFARNGGGPVLAWDNNETRGTLGWRTEQGPHDSTVMDLLPNTGNLLSPSAQSALLARFVHHQTEDKFDVLRSKPDVLASEQKITMADFDALHEVASKYFRLNLVDSGNDESAERWLRMIHHTDQLVIATTTVEEHAEAGALLLEALQDRGGMFAELATNAVVIVSQSDRNGTDAQVRAVAGGFEPLARATVTIPYDAALRKGQIRYGSLRPATQRAWLAAAAAVAEGLSVS, from the coding sequence ATGCGCGAGCCCAGTCCCGAATACCCCGCTGCCCAGGATCAATTCACCTCAGAAGATTTCACCGGAGAGCCCGCAGACCGTGGGGCAGAGACCCCGCTGATGATGACAAGGCGCAGCCGGCGGGGGACCGAAGACCGCACCACGGCCGTGTCCGCTCCCGTTCCGCCGGCGCAGCCCCCGTCCCAGCCACCGGCCCGGGTCTGGGAGGACGAACCCCTGCCTGCCGCTGAAGCGGCCCCTATCCCGGACTGGAACAGCGTCATCGGGGAACCCGCGGAACCCGAAACCCGTGCCACGGCCAGGCGCCGTGCCTCCTTCCTGGATACCCAGACCGCCCGCATCCCGGCCGCCCGCGGCTTCCGCGGCCTGCTCAGCAGCGTGGGCATCCGGATGGCACCGTCCGAGTCCGAGCAGGCCGAGCGACGCGACGTCCGGGCCGTCAGCCAGCACTGGCCCGGCCCCAGGACCATCTCCGTGGTCAACGGCAAGGGCGGTGCCAACAAAACACCCACCACAGTGATGCTGGCGGCCGTGTTCGCCCGCAACGGCGGCGGCCCGGTTCTGGCCTGGGACAACAACGAAACCCGCGGCACCCTGGGCTGGCGGACCGAGCAGGGGCCGCATGACTCCACGGTCATGGACCTGCTGCCAAACACCGGCAACCTGCTGTCGCCGTCGGCCCAGTCAGCCCTGCTGGCCCGTTTTGTGCATCATCAGACGGAGGACAAGTTCGACGTCCTGCGCTCCAAGCCCGACGTTCTGGCCTCCGAGCAGAAAATCACCATGGCGGACTTCGACGCCCTGCATGAGGTGGCTTCGAAGTACTTTCGGCTCAACCTGGTGGACTCGGGCAATGACGAAAGCGCAGAGCGCTGGCTGCGGATGATCCACCACACTGACCAGCTCGTCATTGCCACCACCACGGTTGAGGAACACGCGGAGGCCGGGGCGCTCCTGCTCGAAGCCCTCCAGGACCGGGGCGGCATGTTCGCCGAACTCGCCACCAACGCCGTCGTCATCGTCAGCCAGTCGGACCGCAACGGAACGGATGCCCAGGTTCGGGCCGTCGCCGGCGGATTTGAACCGCTGGCGCGCGCCACGGTGACCATTCCCTACGATGCGGCGCTGCGCAAGGGCCAGATCCGCTACGGTTCACTGCGCCCGGCCACCCAGCGAGCCTGGCTGGCAGCTGCTGCCGCAGTCGCCGAGGGCCTGTCTGTCAGCTGA